The window TCTTTCGAATAGTGAAAACCCTAACTCGTCTTCCAGTGCTTGTATTTGTCTGGTTAATGAGGATTGCGAGATGTATACTTTTTCGGCAGTGTTCCAAAAGTGAAGCTCGTCCGCTAACACCAAAAAATATTTTATTTGTTGTGTGGTCATAACAAATGCGTTTTTTGCATTACTGAATCAAAAATATGTATTTTTTAATAAGTAGCATCCTATTTTCTTTGTGTAAAGTTTTATACTAATTCTAAATTTTAAAATGATGCTAGGTGTTGAAAATTTTATAACCTTTTTGGTTACCGCAGCTTTTTTTGTAATGATACCAGGGATGGATACAGTTTTTGTCTTGAATAAATCTATAAGTCAGGGTCGTAAGTCCGGAATAGTATCAGCAATGGGTATTAATACAGGTGTGTTAACGCATACGTGTTTATCGGCTTTGGGCTTATCTGTTTTAATTGCAAAATCTGCAATAGCCTTTATGGTCATTAAATATATTGGTGCAGCTTATTTAATTTATATAGGTGTTAAAAAGTATAGAGATACATCAGCATTAGCTTTAGAAAATAATAATCTATTGGTTACCAGCACGATTAAAAACGATTTTTGGTCAGGTTTTTTTACCAACTCGTTAAATCCTAAAGTTGCATTATTCTTTTTGGCGTTTTTCCCTCAGTTTATTACACCGTCTAAATTACAAGATCCTGTTCCGTTTATAGTATTGGGTATTACGTTTGCAATAATTGGTGTGGTTTGGTATGTGACGTTAACGGTGTTTGCTAGTACGTTTTCAACTAAAATTAAAGGGCATCCAAATTCTGGGATTTGGCTAAATCGGGTTAGTGGTTTTGTATTTGTACTTATGGGTTTACAGATTGCTTTGGGTTAAGTTGATGATCGCTTTTGGCCAGGTGCGTGTTTCCCTTGTCTATTGGTACCCCAAAAACTGATAAAACCCTATATTCAGGGATGGTGATATGCATTGTAATAGCTACATTTGCGCTATGTCATTTACGTATCAATACATCGTTATTTTTCTTTTTGTTAGCTTTACTTCTCTTAGTATGGCTCAGGATACTGCGTCTGATAAAGTCAGTGAAGGCGAAAAGGTGGCACAGCTTTTTCATTATTTTAATAGTGGCTTAGATAAAAAGGCATACCAGCAAGCGCATGCGTTGTTACCTACTTTTAAATCTGATAAATCGGTAACAAATACCAACTTACTGTTGGCTTATTACCATAATAGATATGTGGCTATAGATTCGTCTATTTATTACACGCATAAAGCGCTAAATAGCAGAAAAAACATAAACGACTCGTTGGGCGTTAGGCTACAAATTTTGTCCTATCAATTATTGGCGTTAAATAATAAAAATAAGGGGTTATATCAAGAAAGTAAAAACTACTATATAAAAGGAGCCGAATTAAGCGAAAAACATAACGAAACCAATTTGTATTATACGCATATCCATGGTTTGGCAAGTACCTATCTAACGCTTGATAAAACGGAAGAGGCCTTAGCGCTTTTTGAAAAATGCGTAAAGTTTTCTAACGATGACGAAGTTATTTTAGGGAGTTATATTAATCTAGGGGCTATTTATTCTTCGCTTTCAAAGTTTGAAACCTCCAATACATATTTGCAAAAAGCAAAGGAAATGTGTGAAAAGAAGGGGTATAACACAGAAGCTTTAGTCAATATAATAATAAATATAGGTGATAACTATGTCAATAAAGATACCGATAAGGCACTCGCGTCTTTTAATGAAGCCAAAAAAATAAGTTCTGACAATCGGTTTTATAATTTAGAGTTGATTGCTTTAGGTAAGGTAGGAAACATATTATTTAATGAAAAAAAGGATAGTGAAGCACTTTTGATTTTCTCCAACATGTTAATGCAGTCCATGGAATTGGGGAATTTAGATGCTGAGATGAATAGCTATCTTATGTTGGAAAAACTATCGATTAGAGAACAGAATTATAGAAATGCTTATAATTATGGTAAAAAATATTACAAAATAAAAGACTCTATAAACAACTCGATAACAGAAAAAGAAATCAACCGATTAGAAGTTAGGTTTAAAACGTTAGAAAAAGAAAAAACAATTAAATTATTACAAATAGAGAGCTTAAATAAAAGTTTAAATATAAAAAATAAGGATGCAGATATTGAAAAGTACAAACTGCAGAAAACGATTATTGCAAAACAAAACGAAAATCAAGTCTTACTACTTCAAAATGGTGTAAAAAAACGTAAAAATGAAATTGCTTTACTTAAAGAAAAAGAAGCGATTAAAGCAATAGAGCTAGATAGAGAAAAGACTATTAAATACATTATCTTAATTGCTTTTTTTATTTTATTAGTGCCTATTATGGGATTATTAATTATCTATTACCAAAAATTACAGGCGCAAAGTTTACTTAATCAGAAAGAAAAAGAGATTAATGAACAGCAGGTACTATCGTTAAAAAAAGATCAGGAATTAAAATTAATTAAAGCGGCTGTTAGAGGGCAAGATATAGAACGTAAAAAGATTGCTCAGGAAATGCATGATAGTATTGGTGGTAATTTGGCAGCCATAAAACTACAGTTTAGTCAGCTGTCTAAGCATCCTAGTAAACTAGAATTAATTTATAGTCAATTAGATGATACGTATGAGCAGGTTAGGAACTTGTCACATAATTTGCTACCCAAAAAAATAAGAGAAAACGATTTTGTTTTTTTAATTAAGGAATATATTACTACTGTACAAGAAGCTAGCGATATAACACTAAATGTTTCTTTTTATGATGAAGCAAAAATTAATAAAATAAATAAGATTTTACAAAATGAATTGTTTTCCATTTTTCAGGAATTAACAACAAACACCCTTAAATATGCTAAAGCTAAAACAATAGATATCCAGTTGGATCTTATAAATGAAGGTCTATTTTTTGTTTATGAAGATGATGGTATTGGCTTTGATGTGTCTTTAACAACTTTAGGTATTGGTTTGACAAATATTAAGAATAGAGTAGAAAATTATAAAGGTATCTTACATATCGATTCTAAACCAGATAGAGGAACAAGTATAAATATCGAGATTCCTTTAACAACATAATTAAACAGAGTGTAGCGGTGTTTTAGCGTTGCAGTCAATTTAATAGTTATTAATTTTGGGTGTTGTAAACGTCTTTTTTTTGTTTTAAATTAATTAATAGGGGTTCCCATCAAATCAAATTGTTTTAATGCTTTTCCTAATTGAGCATATATAATTCCACCATTAAGCCATATTTTTGAATATTTAACTGGAATTATTTCATGTCCATTTTTGTTTAAAACACCAAAATGGTCGTTGTTTTTAACCTTAAAGAGATCATAATTTAATAATTCTGTATCTTCATACTTTGTGCCAAATAATAATGTGCCATCCACAGTTATATAGCCTTTTTGTTTTTTATCAAAATTATACTTAGCTAGTTTTGTTTTTGGATCAAATGCACTTATAAACTTAAATATTGGAGGGATTATTGTTTCTCCCATACTGTTTATTATGCCATACTTACCTCCATATCCCATGGTTATAAATAGATCTTTTGAATTACTGTATTCAATGTGTTGCCAATGCGTATTGTTTTTAATTACTTGCGCTTTGGCGTTAATAAAATAACCATTACTTGTTGATAATAGTACATGGTGAAGATTAGGGGTTATTTCTTCATAACTGTAAAAAGTGTCATACTTTTTATTATTAATTTTAATTGTTTGCAGTGTTCCATCACAATTAAAAATTTGGCTTTCTCTTTTATTATTTTCTAAAAAATTTGTTCCTTCAAAGGTGTTATTTTTGCCATAATACACACGTGTGTAACTTGCAGGGCTAATGGTTTTAAATTTACTATTTAAAACAGATTCTTGTCTATTTACGCTTGCAATAAAGGTTTCTGTATCACATTTTGTAGTTTGCGAAATTGAATAATAGGGTAAGTTCTCCTTTATTTTTTTTCCGTTTTGCAAATCAATAATATCAGAGTGGACTAATTTGTTTTCTTCTTTGATAGCCAACGCGTAATGCTCATTTATTTTTCGAATGTTACTATATTCAAAAGCAGTTATATTTTTATTTTTCACAGTGATGATACCCGACTGGTCATTGATATTAGTAGCGTTAAGCATCGTGTCATTTAAAAACTGTAATCTATAATATTGAGGGTTTATTATCCATTTTCCTTTATGATTTATAACACCATAAACAGCTTTATTATCTTTTTTTATTGCAGCAATTGCTAAATTATTTTCTCTAAAGCGTTGTATTTTAACAAATGGTTGATTAGTTACTAAATCACCATTGTGTTTCATTAAGTATTTTAATTTAGTTTTTGAGTCCTTAATGCTAGAAAGCTGATGTTTAGCACTCAAAACATCTATATTATATCGATTACATATTACTCTTTTTTTAGTTTTGATATTTATCAAATTACCATATCTATACCAATACTCGGAGTCTATAAAATTTAGTTCTTTTGGAGGTATATTTAAATGTATTGTATCTTTTGTGTTTTCACTTAAATAAAAACCACTATGCTTTGATTTGAGTATCCAATAATAAAATTGGTCTTTCTTATCAACCTCCTCAATTTGGTAGTACCCCGGTTCAATAAGAACTTTGCCTTTTTTTGTCAATAAGCCAAACCCTTTTTCTGTTTGAACAATTAATGACTGTTTAATAGTTGGTTTAATATAAAAATAGTCTCTATTTAATATTTTATTACCATCATTTGAATAATAATTACAGAGTTGATTTTTATAAGCAACAAAACCAGTTTCTCCACTTTGAATGATTGTGTTAAACTGTGCGGGCATTAGGATATTACCATTAGCAGTTATCAACCCATATTTATTATCTTTTTTAAAAGAATGCGTACCATTTTTAAATGTAACTATAGGTTCTGGTTTTTTTTCAAATTGCTCAGAAATGGTATTGCTCCTTTTAAACAAAGACGTATACTTTTCCATTATTACATTTAAATCTTCTCCTTTCTCTTCTTTTTTCTTTTTTTGATTACTAAAGTTTTCTATTGACATTTCAGATTCCGCTTCA is drawn from Psychroserpens sp. NJDZ02 and contains these coding sequences:
- a CDS encoding LysE family translocator, coding for MMLGVENFITFLVTAAFFVMIPGMDTVFVLNKSISQGRKSGIVSAMGINTGVLTHTCLSALGLSVLIAKSAIAFMVIKYIGAAYLIYIGVKKYRDTSALALENNNLLVTSTIKNDFWSGFFTNSLNPKVALFFLAFFPQFITPSKLQDPVPFIVLGITFAIIGVVWYVTLTVFASTFSTKIKGHPNSGIWLNRVSGFVFVLMGLQIALG
- a CDS encoding tetratricopeptide repeat-containing sensor histidine kinase; this translates as MSFTYQYIVIFLFVSFTSLSMAQDTASDKVSEGEKVAQLFHYFNSGLDKKAYQQAHALLPTFKSDKSVTNTNLLLAYYHNRYVAIDSSIYYTHKALNSRKNINDSLGVRLQILSYQLLALNNKNKGLYQESKNYYIKGAELSEKHNETNLYYTHIHGLASTYLTLDKTEEALALFEKCVKFSNDDEVILGSYINLGAIYSSLSKFETSNTYLQKAKEMCEKKGYNTEALVNIIINIGDNYVNKDTDKALASFNEAKKISSDNRFYNLELIALGKVGNILFNEKKDSEALLIFSNMLMQSMELGNLDAEMNSYLMLEKLSIREQNYRNAYNYGKKYYKIKDSINNSITEKEINRLEVRFKTLEKEKTIKLLQIESLNKSLNIKNKDADIEKYKLQKTIIAKQNENQVLLLQNGVKKRKNEIALLKEKEAIKAIELDREKTIKYIILIAFFILLVPIMGLLIIYYQKLQAQSLLNQKEKEINEQQVLSLKKDQELKLIKAAVRGQDIERKKIAQEMHDSIGGNLAAIKLQFSQLSKHPSKLELIYSQLDDTYEQVRNLSHNLLPKKIRENDFVFLIKEYITTVQEASDITLNVSFYDEAKINKINKILQNELFSIFQELTTNTLKYAKAKTIDIQLDLINEGLFFVYEDDGIGFDVSLTTLGIGLTNIKNRVENYKGILHIDSKPDRGTSINIEIPLTT
- a CDS encoding WG repeat-containing protein — encoded protein: MLESFSQQTKTVTTVFELFNLSPAGCDVSNYEAESEMSIENFSNQKKKKEEKGEDLNVIMEKYTSLFKRSNTISEQFEKKPEPIVTFKNGTHSFKKDNKYGLITANGNILMPAQFNTIIQSGETGFVAYKNQLCNYYSNDGNKILNRDYFYIKPTIKQSLIVQTEKGFGLLTKKGKVLIEPGYYQIEEVDKKDQFYYWILKSKHSGFYLSENTKDTIHLNIPPKELNFIDSEYWYRYGNLINIKTKKRVICNRYNIDVLSAKHQLSSIKDSKTKLKYLMKHNGDLVTNQPFVKIQRFRENNLAIAAIKKDNKAVYGVINHKGKWIINPQYYRLQFLNDTMLNATNINDQSGIITVKNKNITAFEYSNIRKINEHYALAIKEENKLVHSDIIDLQNGKKIKENLPYYSISQTTKCDTETFIASVNRQESVLNSKFKTISPASYTRVYYGKNNTFEGTNFLENNKRESQIFNCDGTLQTIKINNKKYDTFYSYEEITPNLHHVLLSTSNGYFINAKAQVIKNNTHWQHIEYSNSKDLFITMGYGGKYGIINSMGETIIPPIFKFISAFDPKTKLAKYNFDKKQKGYITVDGTLLFGTKYEDTELLNYDLFKVKNNDHFGVLNKNGHEIIPVKYSKIWLNGGIIYAQLGKALKQFDLMGTPIN